In one window of bacterium DNA:
- a CDS encoding D-alanine--D-alanine ligase — MKIVVLYGGDSPEREISLRSGKAIAKALKRKGHRVWLLDTVKKNFSKNILSIKPDCVFIALHGEKGEDGTIQGLLEILGIPYTGSGVRASAICMNKIITKKLLIYHKIPTPMFVEVEKGNILKMPFSFPVVVKPANMGSTIGIKIVKNKQEMLNAMKDCFELDSEVFIEEYIKGIEITAGILGNDTLDILPVIEIETPTGFYDYKAKYTPGGSKHIIPARVDKKTLKKIENIAIKTYKILGCSGFARMEMIVRKGIPYILDVNTIPGMTDTSLFPDAAKAKGIQFDDLCEKIVMLGLERWQKQKRG, encoded by the coding sequence ATGAAAATAGTCGTACTTTATGGTGGAGATAGTCCTGAAAGGGAAATATCCTTACGTTCTGGGAAAGCAATAGCAAAGGCACTGAAAAGAAAAGGTCATCGTGTATGGCTTCTTGATACAGTAAAGAAAAATTTCAGTAAAAATATCCTGAGTATAAAACCGGATTGTGTTTTCATAGCACTTCACGGAGAAAAAGGGGAAGACGGAACTATACAGGGACTTCTTGAAATACTCGGTATCCCTTATACTGGCTCTGGTGTCCGGGCATCAGCGATATGTATGAACAAAATTATTACAAAAAAGTTGTTGATATATCATAAGATACCCACGCCAATGTTTGTAGAAGTAGAAAAAGGTAATATTCTAAAAATGCCTTTTTCTTTTCCTGTTGTTGTAAAACCAGCAAATATGGGCTCAACCATAGGTATAAAAATTGTGAAAAATAAGCAAGAGATGCTTAATGCTATGAAGGATTGTTTTGAACTTGACAGTGAAGTATTTATTGAGGAATATATAAAAGGAATAGAGATTACAGCAGGTATATTAGGAAACGACACGCTGGATATACTACCTGTTATTGAAATAGAAACACCTACAGGGTTCTATGACTATAAAGCAAAATATACTCCGGGTGGAAGTAAACATATCATCCCTGCCAGAGTAGATAAAAAGACACTAAAGAAGATAGAGAATATAGCCATAAAGACATATAAGATACTCGGATGTTCTGGTTTTGCAAGGATGGAAATGATAGTAAGAAAAGGCATACCTTACATACTTGATGTGAATACAATACCGGGTATGACAGATACAAGTTTATTTCCTGATGCAGCGAAAGCGAAAGGGATTCAATTTGATGATTTATGTGAGAAGATTGTAATGTTAGGACTTGAAAGATGGCAAAAACAGAAGAGAGGATAA
- the murB gene encoding UDP-N-acetylmuramate dehydrogenase translates to MDGIKKDLNIISKNVQEDFPLHTLTSFKTGGPARFLITPSDVEEAKKIIACCKQYNTPLLIIGMGTNMLISDNGFDGVVLSTQGLKEVLVEKTSVYSQSGVLLSTLLNICIMESLSGLEFLAGIPGTAGGAIMSNAGLKEEWISKKIVSVTVFHLSSLKEETILKEKIQFGYRKSGLEKYFITGALFSLNKGKQEEIKHNISMYMKQRIKTQPLEYPSAGSVFKNPPGLFAGKLIEDCGLKGYSIGGACISEKHANFIINKGSATSEDIYKLICTVKERVKKMYNIELETEIKIIGSFGG, encoded by the coding sequence ATGGATGGGATAAAGAAAGATTTAAATATAATAAGTAAAAATGTACAGGAAGATTTCCCACTACATACACTGACAAGTTTCAAAACAGGCGGACCAGCAAGATTTTTAATCACACCATCAGATGTAGAAGAAGCAAAAAAAATCATTGCCTGTTGTAAACAATATAATACACCTCTTTTAATCATTGGGATGGGCACCAATATGCTTATAAGTGATAATGGTTTTGATGGCGTTGTCCTATCTACTCAGGGACTTAAAGAAGTACTTGTTGAAAAAACATCCGTATACTCACAATCAGGGGTTTTGCTTTCAACCCTCCTAAACATTTGTATTATGGAATCACTATCAGGACTTGAATTCCTTGCAGGAATACCTGGAACAGCAGGTGGTGCCATTATGTCAAATGCAGGACTTAAAGAAGAGTGGATATCAAAAAAAATAGTAAGTGTTACTGTCTTTCACCTCTCCTCTCTCAAGGAAGAAACAATATTAAAAGAAAAAATACAATTTGGTTATAGAAAAAGTGGTCTTGAAAAGTATTTCATTACGGGGGCTTTATTCTCTCTTAACAAAGGGAAACAGGAAGAAATAAAACATAATATATCAATGTATATGAAACAACGTATTAAAACGCAACCACTGGAATATCCTTCTGCTGGTAGTGTATTTAAAAATCCACCGGGACTTTTTGCCGGGAAACTTATAGAAGATTGTGGACTGAAAGGATATAGTATAGGTGGTGCCTGTATATCTGAAAAACATGCCAATTTCATTATAAATAAAGGTAGTGCAACGTCTGAAGATATATATAAACTTATCTGCACTGTTAAGGAAAGAGTTAAAAAGATGTATAATATAGAACTTGAAACAGAAATAAAAATTATTGGCAGTTTTGGAGGTTAA
- the truA gene encoding tRNA pseudouridine(38-40) synthase TruA, which produces MKEKNIKLIITFNGNKFYGWQRQTEKSSIQGTIEKILKKITGEDIKLIGCGRTDSKVHAISYTANFKTKSHLTPEQIKRALNSNLPSDIYIKDAKVVSPDFHSRYSAKKKTYRYLILNCEKSPFLQGFVCYVKEKLDINTMKKSAKYLTGEHDFSAFQSAGSSIKNTIRKVYNITIKKEKISIAPDIKVISIEITADGFLYKMARNIIGTLIYAGLGKIPPEDIPELITLKDRKKVPPTAPPEGLYLKKVYY; this is translated from the coding sequence ATGAAAGAAAAAAATATAAAGTTAATCATTACCTTCAATGGTAATAAATTTTATGGCTGGCAAAGACAGACAGAAAAAAGCAGTATACAGGGCACTATTGAAAAAATACTAAAAAAAATTACAGGAGAAGATATAAAACTCATCGGTTGTGGAAGAACTGACAGTAAAGTACACGCAATATCCTATACAGCCAATTTTAAGACAAAGAGCCATCTTACACCCGAACAGATTAAGAGAGCCCTTAATTCCAATCTGCCTTCTGATATTTATATAAAAGACGCTAAAGTTGTTTCCCCTGATTTTCATAGTAGATACAGTGCTAAAAAAAAGACATATAGATATCTTATTTTAAATTGTGAAAAAAGTCCTTTCTTACAGGGATTTGTCTGTTATGTAAAAGAAAAACTTGATATAAATACTATGAAAAAATCAGCAAAGTATCTTACAGGAGAACATGACTTCTCTGCCTTTCAATCAGCAGGTAGCAGTATAAAAAATACGATAAGAAAAGTTTATAATATTACCATCAAGAAAGAAAAAATTAGTATAGCTCCGGACATAAAGGTCATATCCATAGAGATAACAGCAGATGGTTTTCTTTACAAGATGGCAAGAAATATTATTGGGACACTTATCTATGCAGGACTCGGGAAGATACCACCAGAGGATATACCTGAACTTATTACTCTAAAAGACAGGAAAAAAGTTCCACCTACTGCACCCCCTGAAGGGCTTTATTTGAAAAAGGTCTATTACTGA